The genomic window CATCCGCGAATACATCGCGCCAAAGTTTCGGGTCAACGATTACGCAGGCGGTATCAACGATGCCGTTGGCGCCCTGACCCAACTGATCAACGGCGAACCGTTGCCACCGCCTGTGCGCGGCAATGAGACCGTGCGGCATGGTGGAGATTTCCAGGGTATTTTCTTCCTCGCCATCTTCGCCGTGCTTTTCCTGCGTGGCATTTTCGGCCGTGCGCCGGCCTTGGTGCGCGCACCGATCGGTGGTTTTGTGGTGGGCGGTTTGCTGTGGATGCTGGCGTCGGCCGGCATCGGCATTTTTGGCGGCATCATCGGCGGCGCGCTGATGCTGTTGCCAGCCGGCGCGGGTCGTTCCATCGGCGGAGGCGGATGGGGTGGCGGCGGCTTCGGAGGCTGGGGCGGCGGCGGTTTCGGTGGAGGCGGCGGGTTTGGCGGCGGTGGCGGTGGCGGATTCAGCGGTGGCGGATTCAGCGGTGGCGGCGGCAGCTTCGGCGGCGGCGGTGCATCGGGGAGCTGGTGACATGACGCTCGCGCAACGGTTGTTCGCCAATCTCTTCCAGGGCTGGTTCCAGATTCATCGGCGCTTTCCCTCCGACTTGCTCGACGACATGACCGCCGCGATTGCAGACGGCGAACATACACACCTGGGCGAAGTGCGTTTTGCCATCGAATCCCGACTTTCCTTGCACGCCGTGCTTACGGGGCTGGATGCGCAGACGCGCGCCCGCCAAGTCTTCGGTCAGCTAGGCGTGTGGGATACCGAGCACAACTGCGGCGTACTGCTGTATCTGCTGCTGGCCGAACATCGCATTGAGATCGTCGCCGATCGCGGTATCGCAAAGCGGGTGAAGCCGGAAGAGTGGGCGGCCATCTGCGCGGGGATGCAGCAGGGTTTCGCAGCAGGGCAATGGCGTGCCGGCGCGCTGCATGGCATTACCGAAGTGCATGCCTTGCTGGCGAGACATTTTCCCAGTCATGGCAAGGCGCGTCCGGATGAATTGCCGGATCGGCCTGTGTTGCTCTGAGCAGCAATCCCCTTGCCTCAAATTGCATCCTGTCGCCCCGGCGTAGGCCGGGGCCCAGTGACTTAATCGCGATCAAAGGCGCTAGGTCCCGGCCTGCGCCGGGACGACGGGATGAGGGTTTACGCTTGATCGGTGCCCTCAATCCGTCCCAGCACATCTTGCCGCATCCGCAGCTTTCGCCACCTCACCACGCACACGTCCGCGCCGCGCAATCACCACACTCAATGCACGCGACGCGTCATTGCGTAGACAGATCGTCAGTGTCTGATTGCTATTGCCTACGGTGCCATCTGGCTGAAAGCGCACACTTCGCCTGCTGCCACTGCCAACAATATTGAGCCGTCTGGAATATTTGCCGCCCACATACAACGGCACGCCATCCGGCTGTCCTTTGTTGCTCGGATCGCGTCCGATCAACCAGCCGTCGCTCCACGCGTTGTTGCTATTGCACGTCAGTCCATCGCTGCTGGGACAGAACACGATGCGTACTTGATCGTTCACGGCCAGATAACGGGCATGCAGAACGGCGGTGATGTAATCGTTCTGGGCAGCGTTCAGTTCCTGCCGATCCAGCATGTTCGCGAACGATGGCACGGCAGCGGCGGCAAGCACGGCCAGGATGATGAGTGCCACGATCTGCTCGATCAGCCCGAAACCGTCGATCTTGCGCGGATAACCCCCTCTCTTGCTCGTCCCACGGGGACTACCTTCGGGTCGTAGGGAGGGGTGGGATGTATTTACACAGCCTTGCCTCATATCTCCCATGCTAGACCGCGCTTTGGGCGGTCTCAGCAGCCCCAACGCCTTTCGCCGGTCAGGTGCTGCTGACAGGCCCTGTCAGCATCCAGCATTTAAAATGCGCCTCCGAGCCCGCAGACTAAGCCCATGACCGACCGCGACCGCTTCGAACTCGTATCCCACTACAAACCGGCCGGCGATCAGCCCGAGGCGATTCGTCGCCTGGTGGAAGGCTTCGAAGCCGGCCTAGCGGCGCAGACCCTGCTCGGCGTGACGGGCTCGGGCAAGACCTTCACCATCGCCAACATGATCGAGCAGGTTCAGCGCCCGACCATTGTGCTGGCGCCGAACAAGACGCTTGCGGCGCAGCTGTACGGCGAGTTCAAGGAGTTTTTCCCGCACAACGCGGTGGAGTACTTCGTCAGCTATTACGACTACTACCAGCCGGAAGCCTACGTCGTCGCGTCGGATACCTTCATCGAGAAAGACGCGTCGATCAACGAGCATATCGAGCAGATGCGATTGGCCGCGACCAAGGCGCTGCTTTCGCGCAAAGACGCGATCATTGTCGCGACCGTCTCGGCGATCTACGGCCTGGGCGATCCGGAAGACTATCTTTCGCTGCGATTGATCCTCGCCCGCGGCGAGCGTATCGACCAGCGCGCCTTGATTCGCCAACTTACCGAACTGCAATACACCCGCAACGAAATGGAACTGCGTCGTGGCACCTATCGCGTGCGCGGCGAGATCATCGATGTATTTCCGGCCGAATCGGAAACCGAGGCGCTGCGTATCGAGCTATTCGACGGCGAAGTGGAAAATCTGTCGTTGTTCGATCCACTCACCGGTGAAGCGATCCGCAAGGTTCCACGCTATACCGTCTACCCACGCACGCATTACGCCAGTACGCGCGAAAGTGTGTTGAACGCGATCGAAACCATCAAGGAGGAGTTGAAGGACCGACTCGAATATCTCTACAAGGAAAATCGTCTGGTGGAGGCGCAGCGACTCGATCAACGCACCCGCTTCGACATCGAGATGATGACCGAGGTGGGCTATTGTCAGGGCATCGAGAACTACTCGCGGCATCTGACCCGCCGCGCGCCCGGTGAACCGCCGCCGACGCTGTTCGACTATCTGCCACCCGATGCATTGCTGGTCGTAGACGAATCGCACGTAACGATTCCGCAGCTGGGTGCCATGTATAAAGGCGACCGTTCGCGCAAGGAAACCCTGGTGGAATTCGGGTTCCGGCTACCGTCGGCAATGGATAACCGTCCGTTGCGTTTCGAGGAGTTTGAACGTCGTGCGCCGCGTTCGATCTATGTCTCTGCAACGCCGCGTGCTTATGAGCTGGAAAAGTCTGGTGATGCGGTAGTGGAGCTGGTCGTGCGCCCCACCGGCTTGATTGATCCGGAAGTGGAAGTGCGCCCGGTGCGCACTCAGGTGGACGATCTGTTGGGCGAGGCAAAGAAGCGCATTGCCATGGGCGACCGCGTACTGGTCACCACGCTCACCAAGCGCATGGCGGAAAACCTCACCGAATACCTCAGCGAACACGATGTGAAAGTGCGTTATCTGCACTCGGACATCGAAACCGTGGAGCGCGTGGAAATCATCCGCGACTTGCGCCTGGGCGAATTCGATGTGCTGGTCGGCATCAACCTGTTACGCGAAGGTCTGGATATGCCCGAGGTCTCGCTGGTGGCGATCCTCGATGCAGACAAGGAAGGCTTCCTGCGTTCCACCGGCTCGCTGATCCAGACCATCGGCCGTGCGGCGCGCAACGAGCGTGGCAAAGCCATCCTGTACGGCGACGAGATCACCCGCTCGATGCGAGCAGCGATGGATGAAACCAGCCGTCGCCGTGAAAAGCAGGTGGCCTGGAATACTGCACATGGCATCACCCCGAAGTCGGTGGTGCGCCGGATCGCCGACATCATGGAAGGTGCCCGCAGCGAGGTGCCAGGCCGGAGCCGCAGCAAGTCCACCCGCGGCCGGGGCGCTGCCGCCCTGGTTGCCGAGGAGGCCGCCGATTACGCCGGTCTCAGCGCCGACCAGGCTTCCGCCATGATCAAGCGGCTGGAGGCGGATATGCGCAAACATGCAGAAAATCTGGAGTTCGAGGAAGCTGCCCGTCTGCGCGACCGGATCCATCAGCTTCGCGAACAGGCTGCGCGCTAAGCGCTGTTTTGCGTGTTAGGGACGGGGCGGATGGGATCGATGGAAACTTCATCGTCTCCAACGGCTTCAATTCCACCGACAAGCCTTTTCAGCCCTATCTCATTCCCGTATACTGCGCGGCTCTCGGGCGGTTAGCTCAGCGGTAGAGCACTTCCTTGACATGGAAGGGGTCACAAGTTCGATCCTTGTACCGCCCACCAATTAAATCAGTGACTTAGCCGATTCTGGTCTGTCTCGGAAAAGCTAAGTACGGAAATACAAAAAAGCCGCTCTCCAAAGAGCGGCTTTTTTATTGGCTCATCGTATGGGCGCTATAGAGCCCATCTGGAGTCGCAATAGAAGGTTGTCTGTAGTCCTAATCTGACACCTCGTCGGGTCGCCGCCTGATTTTGCGAAATGGCGCACAGATGCATGCTGTGGTTGCCGGCCGACGCATCCTCTGTGCGACCGGTGTTAGCGACCCTTGGCTTCATCGACCCCCTAGGATGAAGCTTCTGGCCCCCGAAAGGGGGCCCTTCTATTTCTGGCGAATGGACTTCATGAGTGATGCGCTCGCATGAGGCAGCTTGCCCCCGGTGCGTACCGCCAAAGGGTCGAGCTTCAGCTACGTCAGTTTGTCATTGCTGATCGCACTCGCTACGGATCGCGGCCTTCGCCGGAGTGACATCGAGGCAGCATCGGCGTACTCAGTAAAGCGAGATCTTCACACCGCTGCGCCGATTAGCCGCAACCGCAGACGCAAGTCATCATTCGACGTACCATCACGCGAATTCTCGTCGTCGCGTGGAGCACCCATGACCTACCTGTGGATCAAGAGCCTGCATGTCCTGTTCGTGATGGCTTGGGTCGCTGCGGTGTTCTATTTGCCCAGAATCCTGGTGAACATCGCCGAAGCGGGTGACGAACCGGCCGTCAAGGCGCGCCTGGAGTTGATGGGGCTGCGGCTATATCGATTCGGTCACATGATGTTCGGTATCGCCTTTCTGTTCGGCCTTACGCTTTGGCTCGGTTCGCACGTCTTCCCGAACAGCTTGCCGAATTGGGGCGAGATGGGCTGGTTGCACGCCAAGCTGGGTCTGGTCGTGGTGTTGTTCGTCTATTACATATGGAATGGCCGACTGGTGAAGCGCAGTGCGAAGGGTGGCGTGTTGCCTCCAGCGCGTACGTTGCGCTTGCTCAATGAACTGCCGGTGTTCCTGCTGCTTGGCGTGATTTTCCTGGCCATTGCCAAGCCGTTCTGAAATGCAATATCTGCAACGCAATCATCATGCCGTCATTCCCGCGTAAGCGGGAATGACGGCTGTAAGGATTAAACAAACTTTACGCAATGCGGCGGTATTCGCGGTACCACGCGACAAAACGCTTCACACCTTCCTCGATGCTGGTATTTGGCGCATAGCCCACATCGCGCCTCAGCGCGGACACATCCGCCCAGGTGTCGGGCACATCACCCGGCTGCATGGGGAGCAAGCGCTTTTCGACGGTGCGTCCCAGGTTCTGCTCCATCAGTTCGATAAAGCGCATCAGCTGCACGGGTTGATCGTTGCCGATGTTGTACACGCGGTAAGGCGCGTTCGAGGTGCCAGGATTGGGTTGCAGCGGATCGTAGGTTGGATCGGGCTTGGCGACATGATCCAGTGTGCGGATCACGCCTTCGACAATATCGTCGATATAGGTGAAGTCGCGGCTGTGGTTGCCGTAATTGAATACGTCGATCGGTTCACCACGTACGATGCGTTCGGCGAACAAAATGGGTGACATATCCGGACGGCCCCATGGTCCATACACGGTGAAGAAGCGCAGGCCGGTGGTGGGCAGATCGTAGAGGTGGCTGTACGTATGCGCCATCAATTCGTTGGCCTTCTTGCTGGCCGCATACAGGCTGACCGGGTGATCAACCGCATCCTCTACCGCAAACGGCATCTTGCGGTTGGCGCCGTAGACGGAACTGGATGACGCATACACCAAATGTTCTACCTTGCCGTGGCGACAGGCTTCCAGCACGTTCACGAATCCGACCAGGTTGCTTTGCACGTAGGCTTGCGGATTTTTCAGCGAGTAACGCACGCCGGCTTGCGCGGCGAGATTGGCGACGCGTTGTGGCGTGAAGTCGCGGAATGCGCGGTTGATGGCGTCAGCGTCGGCCAAGTCTGCACGCAGGTGGGTATAGCGGGGGTGTTCGGCGAATCGCGCCAGCCGCGCTTCTTTCAGGCTCGGATCGTAGTAATCGTTGTGATTGTCGATGCCGAGCACTTCATCGCCACGGGCCAGCAACCGTTCCGTGAGAGCGGCGCCGACAAAGCCTGCCGAACCGGTGACGAGAATGCGCATCGAGGTGTCCTGAACCGTTGATTCTTGTGGCGGCGTCCCTGCTTGAGCCCGGACCCGGTGTCTTTCTTACATATATATATGTAAGAAAGACACCGGGTTCCGACCGGTCTCGGGACGACGGGTATTGGCCGCTCATTGTAATGGTTAAGCGTTGCCGCGGAATTGACACCGTGGATGCGCTAAACTAGCTTTTATTTCCTGTTCTTCGGAGACAAGGTGGCCCGCGCCGAAGGCGCCGGTCGAGTGTGTGACATGGCAACTACCCGCTTCCAACGCTGATCTCACCACGCCTTGTGTCCAAGAAAAAAAGGCGCGTGGCGCCTTTTTTGTTTTCCGAGAAACTATCCCATGATCGAAATTACGCTCCCCGACGGCAGCAAGCGCCCCTTCGACCATCCCGTTACGGTGCAGGATGTGGCTGCCTCCATTGGCGCCGGCCTCGCCAAAGCCACCCTCGCCGGCAAGGTGGATGGCAAGCTGGTGGATGCCAGCTTCCCGATCGACCATAACGCCAGCCTCGAAATCGTCACAGAGAAGAGCCCCGAGGCGCTGGAAATTCTGCGTCATTCCACCGCGCACTTGCTGGCGCAGGCTGTGCAGCGCCTGTATCCCGGTGCGCAGGTGACGATCGGCCCGGTGATCGACAACGGTTTCTTTTACGACTTCGCTTACGAGCGCCCCTTCACGCCCGACGATCTGGTGAAGATCGAGGCCGAGATGGAAAAAATCGTGAAGGAACAGCTGCCGCTCACGCGCAGTGTGAAGTCACGCGACGACGCGGTGACGTTCTTCCGCGGCATCGGCGAGGAATACAAGGCCGAGATCATCGAAAGCATCCCGGCCAACGAAGAGCTGTCGCTGTATACGCAGGGCGAATTCACGGATCTGTGTCGCGGCCCACACGTGCCGAATACGGGCAAGCTGCGCGCGTTCAAATTGATGAAGGTGGCCGGCGCTTATTGGCGCGGCGATTCCAACAACGCGATGCTCACGCGCATCTATGGTACGGCATGGCTTAACGATAAGGATCTCAAGGCCTACCTGCAGCAGTTGGAAGAGGCTGAAAAGCGCGATCACCGCAAGATCGGCAAGGCGCTGGACCTGTTCCATCAGCAGGAAGAAGCGCCGGGCATGGTGTTCTGGCATCCGAACGGCTGGGCCATCTGGCAAGTGGTGGAGCAGTACGTGCGCGGTGTGTACCGCAGCAGTGGTTACCAGGAAGTGCGCGGTCCGCAGATCATGGACGTGAGCCTATGGAAGAAGTCCGGGCACTGGGACAACTACCAGGAAAACATGTTCTTCACGGAATCGGAAAAGCGCACGTATGCGCTCAAACCGATGAACTGCCCGGGCCATGTGCAGATCTACAACACCGGCCTGCACAGCTATCGAGATTTGCCGATCCGCTATGGCGAATTCGGCGGCTGCCATCGCAATGAGCCTTCGGGCGCGCTGCACGGCATCATGCGCGTGCGTGCCTTCACGCAGGACGACGGTCACATCTTCTGCACGGAACAGCAGGTCGAGTCTGAAGTGACGGCGTTCCACCAGCAGGCGATGAAGGTTTATTCGGATTTCGGCTTCGACAGCATCGCGGTGAAGATCGCATTGCGCCCCGATAAGCGCATCGGCAGTGAAGAGCTGTGGGATCGCTCCGAGGAGGCATTGCGCAACGCTTTGCGCAGCGTTGGCGTGCCGTGGGAAGAGCTGCCGGGCGAGGGCGCATTCTACGGTCCCAAGATCGAGTACCACATGACCGACTCCATCGGCCGTTCCTGGCAGGTGGGTACCATGCAGGTGGATCCGATGATGCCCGAGCGTCTTGGCGCCGAATACGTGGACGAGCACAGCCAGCGCCGACGTCCTATCATGCTGCACCGGGCCATTGTCGGCTCGATGGAGCGTTTCATCGGCATCCTGATCGAGCATCACGCCGGCAATCTGCCCGCATGGCTGGCGCCGGTGCAGGCGCAGGTGTTCAGCATTACGGATGCCCAGGCCGACTATGTCCGGCAGGTGACGCAAACCCTTGTCGATAAAGGCTTCCGCATACAGGCCGATTTGCGCAACGAGAAGGTCGGCTATAAAATCCGCGAACATACGCTCCAGAAAGTGCCCTACCTGCTAGTGGTCGGTGATCGCGAAAAGGAATCGGGGTCAGTTTCTGTGCGTACCCGTTCGGGCGAAGATCTCGGCAGCATGCCGCTTGCCAGCTTCATCGAGCGCCTGGAGACCGAGACGCGGCACTGATGCCGCCCGGCCAATCAAAAACATCTTCTGGAGGATAGTGGTATCGCCACCACAGAAACTAAGGGCAACCGTCGTAATAGCGAAATCCGCGTACCGCGCGTGCGTGTAATTGGTCCGGATTCCGAACAGCTCGGCATCCTGACCCGTGACGAGGCGCTGCGTGCAGCCGAGGAAGCGGGGCTCGACCTGGTCGAGATCCAGCCGAACGGCGACCCACCGGTCTGCCGCATCATG from Dyella caseinilytica includes these protein-coding regions:
- a CDS encoding TPM domain-containing protein, which gives rise to MMRRWLRLWTVLAIALLSPSLPLHADDLPAVPTLTRHVTDLTGTLTSQQIDQLDAQLTHLEKQKGAQLVVLMVGTTQPDDFDDYSLRVAEQNKLGRKGVDDGVLLLIAKNDRQVRIEVGYGLEGAIPDAASARIIREYIAPKFRVNDYAGGINDAVGALTQLINGEPLPPPVRGNETVRHGGDFQGIFFLAIFAVLFLRGIFGRAPALVRAPIGGFVVGGLLWMLASAGIGIFGGIIGGALMLLPAGAGRSIGGGGWGGGGFGGWGGGGFGGGGGFGGGGGGGFSGGGFSGGGGSFGGGGASGSW
- the uvrB gene encoding excinuclease ABC subunit UvrB — its product is MTDRDRFELVSHYKPAGDQPEAIRRLVEGFEAGLAAQTLLGVTGSGKTFTIANMIEQVQRPTIVLAPNKTLAAQLYGEFKEFFPHNAVEYFVSYYDYYQPEAYVVASDTFIEKDASINEHIEQMRLAATKALLSRKDAIIVATVSAIYGLGDPEDYLSLRLILARGERIDQRALIRQLTELQYTRNEMELRRGTYRVRGEIIDVFPAESETEALRIELFDGEVENLSLFDPLTGEAIRKVPRYTVYPRTHYASTRESVLNAIETIKEELKDRLEYLYKENRLVEAQRLDQRTRFDIEMMTEVGYCQGIENYSRHLTRRAPGEPPPTLFDYLPPDALLVVDESHVTIPQLGAMYKGDRSRKETLVEFGFRLPSAMDNRPLRFEEFERRAPRSIYVSATPRAYELEKSGDAVVELVVRPTGLIDPEVEVRPVRTQVDDLLGEAKKRIAMGDRVLVTTLTKRMAENLTEYLSEHDVKVRYLHSDIETVERVEIIRDLRLGEFDVLVGINLLREGLDMPEVSLVAILDADKEGFLRSTGSLIQTIGRAARNERGKAILYGDEITRSMRAAMDETSRRREKQVAWNTAHGITPKSVVRRIADIMEGARSEVPGRSRSKSTRGRGAAALVAEEAADYAGLSADQASAMIKRLEADMRKHAENLEFEEAARLRDRIHQLREQAAR
- the thrS gene encoding threonine--tRNA ligase gives rise to the protein MIEITLPDGSKRPFDHPVTVQDVAASIGAGLAKATLAGKVDGKLVDASFPIDHNASLEIVTEKSPEALEILRHSTAHLLAQAVQRLYPGAQVTIGPVIDNGFFYDFAYERPFTPDDLVKIEAEMEKIVKEQLPLTRSVKSRDDAVTFFRGIGEEYKAEIIESIPANEELSLYTQGEFTDLCRGPHVPNTGKLRAFKLMKVAGAYWRGDSNNAMLTRIYGTAWLNDKDLKAYLQQLEEAEKRDHRKIGKALDLFHQQEEAPGMVFWHPNGWAIWQVVEQYVRGVYRSSGYQEVRGPQIMDVSLWKKSGHWDNYQENMFFTESEKRTYALKPMNCPGHVQIYNTGLHSYRDLPIRYGEFGGCHRNEPSGALHGIMRVRAFTQDDGHIFCTEQQVESEVTAFHQQAMKVYSDFGFDSIAVKIALRPDKRIGSEELWDRSEEALRNALRSVGVPWEELPGEGAFYGPKIEYHMTDSIGRSWQVGTMQVDPMMPERLGAEYVDEHSQRRRPIMLHRAIVGSMERFIGILIEHHAGNLPAWLAPVQAQVFSITDAQADYVRQVTQTLVDKGFRIQADLRNEKVGYKIREHTLQKVPYLLVVGDREKESGSVSVRTRSGEDLGSMPLASFIERLETETRH
- a CDS encoding CopD family protein, translating into MTYLWIKSLHVLFVMAWVAAVFYLPRILVNIAEAGDEPAVKARLELMGLRLYRFGHMMFGIAFLFGLTLWLGSHVFPNSLPNWGEMGWLHAKLGLVVVLFVYYIWNGRLVKRSAKGGVLPPARTLRLLNELPVFLLLGVIFLAIAKPF
- a CDS encoding TPM domain-containing protein; the encoded protein is MTLAQRLFANLFQGWFQIHRRFPSDLLDDMTAAIADGEHTHLGEVRFAIESRLSLHAVLTGLDAQTRARQVFGQLGVWDTEHNCGVLLYLLLAEHRIEIVADRGIAKRVKPEEWAAICAGMQQGFAAGQWRAGALHGITEVHALLARHFPSHGKARPDELPDRPVLL
- a CDS encoding NAD-dependent epimerase — its product is MRILVTGSAGFVGAALTERLLARGDEVLGIDNHNDYYDPSLKEARLARFAEHPRYTHLRADLADADAINRAFRDFTPQRVANLAAQAGVRYSLKNPQAYVQSNLVGFVNVLEACRHGKVEHLVYASSSSVYGANRKMPFAVEDAVDHPVSLYAASKKANELMAHTYSHLYDLPTTGLRFFTVYGPWGRPDMSPILFAERIVRGEPIDVFNYGNHSRDFTYIDDIVEGVIRTLDHVAKPDPTYDPLQPNPGTSNAPYRVYNIGNDQPVQLMRFIELMEQNLGRTVEKRLLPMQPGDVPDTWADVSALRRDVGYAPNTSIEEGVKRFVAWYREYRRIA
- a CDS encoding GspH/FimT family protein, which codes for MGDMRQGCVNTSHPSLRPEGSPRGTSKRGGYPRKIDGFGLIEQIVALIILAVLAAAAVPSFANMLDRQELNAAQNDYITAVLHARYLAVNDQVRIVFCPSSDGLTCNSNNAWSDGWLIGRDPSNKGQPDGVPLYVGGKYSRRLNIVGSGSRRSVRFQPDGTVGNSNQTLTICLRNDASRALSVVIARRGRVRGEVAKAADAARCAGTD